The following coding sequences are from one Hymenobacter sp. DG25A window:
- a CDS encoding alpha-amylase family glycosyl hydrolase — MLEIETISAPTTLQAGMGAIPHAQGTTFRVWAPHAEAVSVVGDFNDWNPKKHPLTAEEGGYWAIDVPGVAVGAEYRFWLKTPTGEFTRNDPYAREVTHSAGNSVVPHVDFDWGDHQFEMPAWNTLVIYELHVGTFHSTTEGQPGTFLDVIERLEYLRDLGINAIEIMPPTEFPGGRSWGYNPSHPFALETDYGGPKAFKELVKRAHEYGIAIILDVVYNHFGPGDLDLWQFDGWQENDGGGIYFYNDWRAETPWGHNRPDYGRPEVRQYIRDNALMWLEDFQVDGLRCDAIAHIRNVRGTTNPTDDLPDGWSLMRWINEEIREKMPWKITIAEDLLGNEYITRAPEEDGQGFSAQWDAGFVYPIRETLTAYSDDDRNMEVVAAAISNQYNGEAFQRVIYTESHDEVANGKSRVPEEIMPGEAHTWFPKKRATLGAALVFTSPGVPMIFQGQEFLADGFFSDDLPLDWQRAEEMRGLVHLYRDLIRLRRNLEGHTRGLTGQHLEVFHINNEDKTVAFRRWSDGDGGPGDTTVVLCNFADRTQESYTIGLPASGHWRVRFNSDWQGYDQEFGNFESLDTLTEEGEYDGFPQHATFGLGPYSVLIISQEP; from the coding sequence ATGCTTGAAATCGAAACCATCTCTGCCCCCACCACGCTGCAAGCTGGCATGGGCGCCATTCCGCATGCCCAAGGCACCACCTTCCGGGTGTGGGCACCCCACGCCGAAGCGGTTTCCGTAGTAGGCGACTTTAACGATTGGAATCCTAAGAAACACCCCCTTACGGCTGAGGAAGGCGGGTATTGGGCTATTGACGTGCCGGGCGTGGCCGTAGGCGCTGAATACAGGTTCTGGCTGAAAACGCCCACCGGCGAGTTTACCCGCAACGACCCCTATGCCCGGGAAGTCACCCACTCCGCCGGCAACTCCGTGGTGCCGCATGTAGACTTTGACTGGGGCGACCACCAATTTGAGATGCCCGCCTGGAATACGCTGGTTATCTACGAGCTGCACGTGGGCACCTTCCACTCCACCACCGAAGGCCAGCCCGGCACTTTTCTCGATGTCATTGAGCGGTTGGAATACCTGCGGGACCTGGGAATCAATGCCATTGAAATAATGCCGCCCACGGAGTTTCCCGGCGGCCGTTCCTGGGGCTACAACCCCTCGCACCCCTTTGCCCTGGAAACCGACTACGGTGGGCCCAAAGCCTTTAAGGAGCTGGTGAAGCGCGCCCACGAGTATGGCATTGCTATTATTCTGGACGTGGTATACAACCACTTCGGCCCCGGCGACCTGGATTTGTGGCAGTTTGATGGCTGGCAGGAAAACGACGGCGGCGGTATCTACTTCTACAACGACTGGCGCGCCGAAACACCCTGGGGCCACAACCGCCCCGACTACGGCCGCCCGGAAGTGCGCCAGTACATCCGCGACAATGCCCTCATGTGGCTGGAGGACTTCCAGGTAGATGGCCTCCGCTGCGACGCCATTGCCCACATCCGCAACGTGCGCGGCACCACCAACCCCACCGACGACCTGCCCGATGGCTGGAGCCTGATGCGCTGGATTAATGAGGAAATCCGGGAGAAGATGCCCTGGAAAATCACCATTGCCGAGGATCTACTGGGCAACGAGTACATCACCCGCGCCCCGGAGGAGGATGGCCAGGGCTTTTCCGCCCAGTGGGATGCCGGCTTTGTATACCCCATCCGCGAAACGCTGACCGCCTACTCCGATGATGACCGGAACATGGAGGTGGTAGCGGCCGCCATCAGCAACCAATATAATGGTGAGGCCTTTCAACGGGTTATTTACACGGAGTCGCACGACGAGGTAGCCAACGGGAAGTCGCGGGTGCCGGAGGAGATTATGCCGGGCGAAGCGCACACCTGGTTTCCCAAGAAGCGGGCTACCCTGGGCGCGGCGCTGGTCTTCACCTCGCCGGGCGTACCCATGATTTTTCAGGGACAGGAGTTTCTGGCTGATGGCTTCTTCTCCGATGACCTGCCGCTGGACTGGCAGCGGGCCGAGGAGATGCGCGGGCTGGTGCACCTGTACCGCGACCTGATCCGGCTGCGGCGCAACCTGGAGGGCCACACGCGCGGCCTCACGGGCCAGCACCTCGAGGTTTTTCACATCAACAACGAGGATAAAACCGTGGCTTTCCGGCGCTGGTCCGATGGTGACGGGGGCCCCGGCGACACCACCGTGGTGCTCTGCAACTTCGCCGACCGCACCCAGGAGTCCTACACCATTGGGCTGCCGGCGTCCGGCCACTGGCGCGTGCGCTTCAACAGTGACTGGCAGGGCTACGACCAGGAGTTCGGCAACTTTGAAAGCCTGGATACGCTAACGGAGGAAGGCGAGTACGACGGCTTCCCCCAGCACGCCACGTTTGGCCTGGGTCCCTACTCCGTGCTGATTATCTCCCAGGAACCGTAA
- a CDS encoding PAS domain-containing protein, with translation MPVSAFPVNYQELFHALPENFLLIAPNADATIIDNTDNHEAVSLKKREEVIGKPFFEAYPATDEKSAAVIRESHAHVRQHLEPHVMPLIRYDLQRPEEQGGGLEELYWQATHYPILDAEGRLQFILQRTQDVTEQHHAQLRAELVQQELAEQQERNRFILESLPILVWTALPTGERDFFSSRWLQFTGRPLEAELHGQWIHNIHPDDQARVQQQWNESVATGQPYQVEYRLRRHDGQYRWVLMRAMPHYNARHEITMWVGGGTDIHDQKQMVQELLETNEQQALLSDQAYQAYQLAETQRETFYNLFMQTPAMICILRGPEHRFEFVNPEYQKLFPHRQLIGKSVAEVLPEVIEQGFISLLDNVYNTGEAFVGNELDIMLDRDGSGQLQRSYLNFTYQLFMEGAEKAGITVFAFDVTELVLARQALERPDSTVR, from the coding sequence ATGCCTGTTTCTGCTTTTCCCGTCAATTATCAGGAGTTGTTTCACGCCCTGCCGGAGAACTTCCTGCTCATTGCCCCCAATGCTGACGCAACTATCATTGACAACACCGATAACCACGAAGCGGTATCGTTGAAAAAGCGGGAAGAGGTGATAGGGAAGCCCTTTTTCGAGGCCTATCCGGCCACGGACGAGAAATCGGCAGCCGTAATCCGGGAATCTCATGCGCATGTGCGGCAGCATCTGGAGCCCCATGTCATGCCGCTCATCCGCTACGATCTGCAGCGCCCCGAGGAGCAGGGCGGCGGCTTGGAGGAGCTCTACTGGCAGGCCACGCACTACCCTATTCTGGATGCCGAAGGCAGACTGCAGTTTATTCTGCAGCGCACCCAGGACGTAACTGAGCAGCACCACGCCCAGCTCCGCGCCGAGCTGGTGCAGCAGGAGCTGGCTGAGCAGCAGGAGCGCAACCGCTTTATCCTGGAATCCTTGCCTATTCTGGTCTGGACGGCCCTGCCCACGGGGGAGCGGGACTTTTTCAGCTCCCGCTGGCTGCAGTTTACCGGTCGGCCCTTGGAAGCGGAGCTGCATGGCCAGTGGATTCATAACATTCACCCCGATGACCAGGCCCGGGTACAGCAGCAGTGGAATGAGAGCGTAGCTACTGGTCAGCCCTACCAGGTAGAATACCGCCTGCGCCGCCACGATGGCCAGTACCGCTGGGTACTCATGCGTGCTATGCCCCATTACAATGCCCGCCACGAAATTACCATGTGGGTAGGCGGCGGCACCGATATTCACGACCAGAAGCAAATGGTACAGGAGCTGCTGGAAACCAACGAGCAGCAGGCCCTACTCTCCGACCAGGCCTACCAGGCCTATCAGCTGGCCGAAACCCAGCGCGAGACGTTCTACAACTTGTTTATGCAGACCCCGGCCATGATCTGCATTCTGCGCGGGCCGGAGCACCGCTTCGAGTTCGTGAACCCGGAGTACCAGAAGCTGTTCCCGCACCGCCAGCTGATTGGCAAATCGGTAGCTGAAGTACTGCCCGAAGTAATAGAGCAAGGGTTCATTAGCCTGCTCGACAATGTCTACAACACCGGCGAAGCCTTTGTCGGCAACGAGCTGGATATTATGCTGGACCGGGACGGCAGCGGGCAGCTGCAGCGCAGCTACCTCAACTTTACTTATCAGCTTTTCATGGAGGGCGCAGAAAAAGCCGGTATCACGGTATTTGCCTTTGATGTAACCGAGCTGGTGCTGGCCCGCCAGGCCCTGGAGCGTCCTGATTCCACTGTCCGGTAA
- a CDS encoding polyketide cyclase, whose product MLLPIVLGISIGAMPNGKYTFWGAVFAAVIFLMAMYIPGLSGLLCIIMTLPILIPLIFLGYVVAHLLKKYKALKSTTNLPVLLLPLLPFMVGAPVEYFMHPHQQEIVEVRTEQVYPYTPEQVYDAIKSVDTLVAEKPFLMQFDLPIPVKCVLEKEAVGGLRTCYFKAGSMSNADFGGGTIVEKITQLEKAKLLRMDVIDYNMVGRNWIGFKEAIYYFDKVGKNSCKLTRVTTYTSELTPRFYWEPLEKLGIEQEHAYVLDNLANDLKRNYGQQKGRE is encoded by the coding sequence GTGCTGCTGCCTATTGTGCTGGGTATTTCGATTGGTGCCATGCCGAATGGAAAATATACGTTTTGGGGTGCGGTTTTCGCGGCCGTTATTTTCCTGATGGCCATGTATATTCCGGGGCTCTCGGGCCTGCTATGCATTATTATGACGCTGCCGATTCTTATTCCGCTTATTTTCCTGGGATACGTTGTTGCGCATCTACTAAAGAAATATAAAGCGCTAAAATCAACCACTAATCTGCCGGTATTGCTGTTGCCGTTGCTGCCTTTTATGGTTGGCGCGCCGGTAGAATATTTTATGCATCCTCACCAACAGGAAATTGTGGAGGTGCGCACGGAGCAGGTGTATCCTTATACCCCCGAGCAGGTGTATGACGCCATAAAATCAGTGGATACGCTGGTGGCGGAAAAGCCTTTTCTGATGCAGTTTGATTTGCCCATTCCGGTAAAATGTGTCCTGGAAAAAGAAGCAGTAGGTGGCTTGCGCACCTGCTATTTTAAAGCCGGCAGCATGAGCAATGCCGATTTCGGTGGCGGAACCATTGTGGAGAAAATCACCCAGCTAGAAAAAGCAAAACTGCTGCGAATGGATGTGATTGACTACAATATGGTTGGCCGGAATTGGATTGGTTTTAAAGAAGCAATTTATTACTTCGATAAGGTTGGCAAGAATAGCTGCAAGCTCACGCGTGTTACAACATACACCTCCGAATTAACACCCAGATTTTATTGGGAGCCCTTGGAGAAATTAGGCATTGAGCAGGAACACGCCTATGTGCTCGATAATCTGGCCAATGATCTGAAGCGGAATTACGGTCAGCAAAAGGGCCGGGAATAA
- a CDS encoding YfcC family protein codes for MKTIRFPHPLVLLVGFILLATLLTYLLPAGVFERHPDAATGRDVVVPGSYHRVPASPVNPLQAIVDIPKGMTEAASVIFLVFLAGGAFTVVDQTGALRRGVDWLLDKFRGREAVVIPIICVLFATMGALENMQEEIVPLIPVLLILMRRIGYPPIIAAAVSIGSAAVGAAFSPLNPFQVGIAQKLAQLPLLSGGGFRMIFLALALAIWIGGTVRFAMRHRIAPEVDEVPGEAAGVGRHGLVLLLLFLTFAFFAYGVLKLEWDFDQMAALFFGLGVAAGLVGGLGLTGTASGFIDGFRDIAFSALLIGFARAIFVVLEQGQIVDTIVNGLSAPLAGLPVTLSALGMVGVHTALHLPVPSVSGQAVLTMPLLVPLSDLIGLSRQVTVLAYQYGAGLCEIVTPTNGALVAIVTACGVRFDQWWKFVLPLYLLLLLLAVVAIITGIAVGI; via the coding sequence ATGAAAACCATTCGCTTTCCGCACCCGCTGGTGTTGCTGGTTGGGTTTATCCTGCTTGCTACCCTGCTCACCTACCTCTTGCCGGCCGGCGTATTTGAGCGCCACCCCGATGCCGCCACCGGCCGCGACGTGGTGGTGCCCGGCTCCTACCACCGGGTGCCTGCCTCGCCGGTGAATCCGCTGCAGGCCATTGTGGATATCCCGAAAGGCATGACGGAAGCCGCTTCCGTTATTTTTCTGGTGTTTCTGGCGGGCGGCGCCTTCACGGTGGTAGACCAGACCGGGGCCCTGCGCCGCGGCGTAGACTGGCTGCTGGATAAATTCCGGGGCCGCGAGGCTGTGGTTATCCCCATTATCTGCGTGCTGTTTGCCACCATGGGCGCACTGGAAAACATGCAGGAGGAAATTGTGCCCCTCATTCCGGTGCTGCTCATTCTGATGCGGCGCATTGGCTACCCCCCTATTATAGCGGCGGCCGTCAGCATTGGCTCAGCGGCCGTAGGGGCCGCTTTCAGCCCCCTCAACCCGTTTCAGGTAGGCATTGCCCAGAAGCTGGCCCAGTTGCCCCTGCTTTCCGGCGGGGGTTTCCGCATGATTTTCCTGGCCCTGGCTTTGGCTATCTGGATTGGCGGCACCGTGCGCTTTGCCATGCGCCACCGCATAGCCCCGGAGGTAGATGAGGTTCCCGGCGAGGCCGCAGGCGTAGGTCGGCATGGCCTGGTACTCCTGCTGCTGTTTCTCACTTTTGCCTTCTTTGCCTACGGGGTGCTGAAGCTGGAGTGGGATTTTGATCAGATGGCCGCGCTGTTCTTCGGGCTGGGCGTAGCCGCCGGCCTGGTGGGCGGCCTGGGCCTTACGGGCACCGCTTCCGGCTTTATTGATGGCTTCCGGGATATTGCCTTTTCCGCCCTACTCATCGGCTTTGCCCGCGCCATTTTTGTGGTACTGGAGCAGGGGCAGATTGTTGATACCATCGTGAATGGCCTATCTGCGCCACTGGCCGGGCTGCCGGTGACGCTTTCAGCATTGGGTATGGTGGGCGTGCACACGGCCCTGCACCTGCCGGTGCCCAGCGTAAGCGGGCAGGCTGTGCTCACCATGCCTCTGCTCGTGCCCCTCTCCGACCTCATCGGTCTTTCCCGGCAGGTTACGGTGCTGGCTTACCAGTACGGCGCCGGCCTCTGCGAAATTGTTACCCCCACCAATGGCGCTCTGGTGGCCATCGTAACGGCCTGCGGGGTGCGGTTTGATCAGTGGTGGAAGTTTGTGCTGCCGCTTTATCTGCTGCTGCTGCTGCTGGCGGTGGTTGCCATTATCACGGGCATTGCCGTGGGCATATAA
- a CDS encoding GNAT family N-acetyltransferase gives MTLTWTTKPFAELTLAELYALLQLRSEVFVVEQTCAFQDIDGQDQAAWHLLGYTPAGELAAYARLFGPGISYPEASIGRVVVSPRSRRFGLGRELLRQAIAAVDALVGGQPIQIGAQSYLQEFYEGFGFRQVGEGYLEDGIPHIHMLRLAGQA, from the coding sequence ATGACCCTTACCTGGACCACCAAACCCTTTGCCGAACTTACCCTGGCCGAACTCTATGCCCTGCTACAGCTGCGCAGCGAGGTGTTTGTGGTGGAGCAGACGTGTGCGTTTCAGGACATAGACGGGCAGGACCAGGCCGCCTGGCACTTGCTGGGCTACACGCCGGCCGGCGAGCTGGCCGCCTACGCCCGCCTGTTCGGGCCGGGCATCAGCTACCCCGAGGCCAGCATTGGGCGGGTGGTGGTCAGCCCGCGCTCCCGGCGCTTTGGGCTGGGCCGCGAGCTACTACGCCAAGCTATTGCCGCCGTTGATGCGCTGGTGGGCGGGCAGCCCATTCAGATTGGGGCACAGAGTTATCTGCAGGAATTTTATGAGGGCTTTGGTTTCCGGCAGGTGGGCGAAGGGTACCTGGAAGACGGCATTCCGCATATTCATATGCTACGCCTGGCCGGCCAGGCGTAG
- a CDS encoding DUF6960 family protein yields MARPVPVVFGLYSWTPDYGLRYIHPANRRSFEWLEPLGKVFEKIGENDEWMLLRYDEQQFKVSPELFKELYEKPAFSFGDVVEEATPAPGKPAHRGLISDVYWDEKNDTARFQIVERKRKLPRIFEANELRFA; encoded by the coding sequence GTGGCTCGTCCTGTTCCTGTAGTTTTTGGCCTGTATTCCTGGACGCCCGACTATGGCCTCCGCTACATTCATCCGGCCAACCGCCGCTCCTTTGAGTGGCTGGAGCCGCTGGGCAAAGTGTTTGAGAAAATTGGCGAAAACGACGAATGGATGCTGCTGCGCTACGATGAGCAGCAGTTTAAGGTAAGCCCCGAGCTGTTTAAGGAACTCTACGAGAAGCCTGCCTTCAGCTTTGGGGATGTGGTGGAAGAAGCCACCCCCGCCCCCGGCAAACCCGCGCACCGCGGCCTGATTTCGGATGTGTACTGGGATGAGAAGAACGATACCGCCCGTTTTCAGATAGTAGAGCGCAAGCGGAAGCTGCCGCGCATTTTTGAGGCTAATGAGCTGCGGTTTGCCTAG